A segment of the Acidimicrobiales bacterium genome:
CGACCCCTCTCGTGGCCGGAGCTGCACGCCCCTGTGGCCCGATCGTCGACCGCCGGCGACAAGGGCCGGCTGGCGATGTCGACGACGCACACGGGCGGTGGGAGCGCTCACGAGAGGGTGGTCGGCGCCAGGAGGCCGATCTCGCGCGCCCGGGCGACGGCTTCGCCCCGCGAGGCCACGCCGAGCTTGCGGTAGATCGAGCCGGCCTGCGAGCTGACCGTGTTCCGCGACACGCACAACCGCTCGCCGATCTCCTCCAACGTCAGGTGCGTCTGGAGATGGGGAAGCACCCGGAGCTCCGCCGCCGTGAGGGTCGAGACGATGCGATCGCCACGCACGTGCCGGAGCCGCTCGCGCAACCACTCGACGCGCTCGTCGAGGATCCCGACGTCGGGCCGGTGACGGAGGATGTCGTCGAGCTCCCGGAGCAGGACGCTCACTGCGCCCGGTTCGGCGAGCGCGAGCTGGGCATCGGCCATCTCGAGACGCACGAGCACCGCGAACCACGGGATTGCCCACGTGGCGAGTGGCCGCAGGCGCATGCCGCGCTCGAGCGCCACCCGAGCGGCCTCGACGTCGCGGTGGTGCAGGTGGAAGCGAGCCGACGCGGCATACGCCAGCGCACTCGCGCCGTACTCGGTCAGACCGGTGGCGTCGATGGCCGCCAGCGCTCGATCGAGGTCCTCGCCGGCTGTCGTCCAGTCACCGCGATCCATGAGCAGGACTCCCCGGTGCGCGAGCCATCGGGTGAGCGGGACGCTGGCACCGGACGCCTCAGCGGCTTCGATGGCGTCGCCGAGCAGCAGCTCGGCGCCGGCGTCGTCGCCATCGAGCCACCGGGCAACCGCGAGCAGGCCCACCGCCACGGTGCGCCACACCCCCCACACCGGCTCGATCCCCACGGCCACCTCGGCGTCGGCAGCCATCGCCGCGACCCCGTGCGGGCACATCGCGGCGCGGAGCATGGCGCGAGCCGAGGTGAGCCAGGCAGCCTCGTCGCCGCCGTCGCCGGGCGGCACGAGCCGGCCGGCCGCTTCCGCCCAGCGCGTCGCGTCGACCGCACGGCCGCCGAGCGCTGCGATCCAGCCGGCCAGCACGGCGAGCGAGGGCTCGCGCTCGATGGTCGACTCGCCGATCTCACGAAGCCAGGTCTCCACGAGCGGCAGACGACCGGCGAGATACGCGGGCAGGATCTCATCGGCGACGAGCCGCGCGGTGCGGTCGAGATCGCCGCTCGCCCGAGCGTGGGCGATGGCCCGGTCCACGGGCCCGTTCGCCTCCCACCAGTCGGCAGCCCGGCGGTGGAGCCCGGGGACGAGATCCGGCTCACGGCGGACCAGCTCGTCGAGCAGGACGGCCCGGAAGAGGGAGTGCACCCGGTACCAGTCCCGCCGGTCGTCGAACGGCGTGAGGAAGAGGTTCGAACGCGAGATCGAGGCGAGATACCCGGCCGAGCCCGTGGAGTCGAGGACGGCATCGCACAGCGACCCCGTCATCACGTCGAGCACGGCGGTGCGCCGGAGGAAGCGCACGGTGTCACGCGGCAGCCGCGACAGCACCTCGGCGCGAACGAAGCCGGAGACGAACGGATGCGGGGACAACAGATCGAGACGCCGCCCGCTGGCACGGTCCGATCGCATCGCCAGGACGTTCAGCTGGATCCCGGCCGCCCACCCCTCGGTCAGCTGCACGAGGCGCCGGAGCTCGTCCGCTGCGAGGTCGACGCCGGCCGCGTCGACGAGGAGCCGGGCCTCACCCTCGTCGAAGGCGAGATCGGCGGGTCCGAGCTCGAAGAGCTCGCCCCGCGACCGTCGCACCGCCGACGCCAGCCACACCGCCCGGCGGCTCACCGCGACGACCTGCACCCCAGAGGGCAGGTGATCGACGAGGAGGTCGATCGCGTCGTGGCCGAGGCGCGCCGTGGCCTCGTGGAGGTTGCGGAGCACGAGCACGAACGGCTCACCCGGCGACCGGACGGCGGCGATCAGGCGGGGGACGGTGCCACCGAGCGCCGAGGCGCCGGGCGAGCGGAGGTCGGCGAGCAGCCGCGGGTCGACCGGGCGGACACGGGCGACGGCGGCAGCGACCAGAGCGAGGAGCGAGACCGGGTCACCGTCGCCCGGCTCGAGGGTGACCCACACGAACGCGCGGTCGTCGACGTCGGCCCAGTCGGCGAGCAAGGTGGTCTTGCCGAACCCGACCGGCGCCGAGATGACGACGAGCGGCAGCGAGGCACGCGAGACGAGCGCGTCCACGAGCCTGGGTCGGCTGACGGTGCCGGGCCGTACCCTCGGCGGGCTGAGCTTCGCCCCGCGCAGCGCCTCGGTGACGTCGGCCGACACCCCGATGCCGCCCCGTGACACGCTCCTCGTCGCCCGGTCGGTGTCCATCGGGCCCAGGACGGTACTCCCACCTCACCGCGCCATCTGGCCCGGACCGCCGGCCGACGTCACACGACGCGCATGATGCGGCCGCCCGATGCCGGCCGGACACTGGACCCCGTGAAGGTGATCATCGTCGGTGGAGTGGCCGGCGGCGCCTCGTGTGCGGCGCGCCTGCGCCGGCTCGACGAGCAGGCCGAGATCCTGATGGTGGAGCGCGGTCCGTACGTGTCGTACGCGAACTGCGGGCTCCCCTACCACATCGGGGGGGTGATCGAGCACGAGTCGAGCCTGCTGGTGGCCAGCGAGCGGGTGTTCCGCGAGCAGTTCGCCGTCGACTGCCGCACCGGTTGCGAGGTCGTCGGGATCTCGCCCGCGGAGAAGGCGGTGCAGCTGCGAGACGTGGCGACGGGCGAGACGAGCACGGCGACGTACGACAAGCTGGTCCTGTCACCGGGTGCCGCGTCCATCCGGCCACCGCTGCCCGGCATCGACCTGCCCGGCATCTTCCAGGTCCGGACGGTGCCCGACGCCCGAGCGATCCGCGAGTGGATCGAGCGGGGCACGAGCTTCCTCGCCGGCCTGGAGCGCTACTCCGGCTTCCAGACGGTGCGACCCCGCAAGCACGCGTTGGTGGTGGGTGGCGGGTTCATCGGCCTGGAGACGGCCGAGAACCTCGTGCACCGCGGCTTCGACGTCATCATCATCGAGATGGCGAGCCAGGTCCTCGCCCCGCTCGACGAGGAGTACGGCCGCCTCGTGGCGGACTTCCTCGGCCTCCACGGGGTGCGGGTCGTCCTCGGCGACGGGGTCGCCGGGTTCGAGCAGGCCGACGACGAGACGCTCGTCGTCTCCACGCAGGCCGGGAACCGGTACGCCGCCGATCTCGTGATCCTCGCCCTCGGCGTCCGGCCCGACACCACGCTGGCCCGGGCGGCCCGGCTCGAGATCGGCAGCCTCGGGGGCATCCGGGTCGACGAGCACATGCGCACGAGCGACCCCGACATCTTCGCCGTCGGCGACGCCGTCGAGGTCCGGGACGCCGTCACCGGCGAGTGGACGCTGATGGCCCTCGCCGGGCCGGCGAACCGCCAGGGTCGCATCGCAGCGGACGTCATCGCCGGCCGCGACTCGCGCTTCCGCGGCACGCAGGGCACCGCCATCGTCGGGCTCTTCGGCGCCACGGTGGCCTGGACGGGCGTCAACGAGAAGACCCTCCAGCGGCTCGGCGACACCGACCACGAGAAGGTCTACCTGTACCCGAACTCCCATGCCGGCTACTACCCGGGTGCCAAGCCGATCGCCATGAAGGTGCTGTTCCGCGCCTCCGACGGCCGCGTCCTGGGAGCGCAGGCCGTCGGCGAGGACGGCGTGGACAAGCGCATCAGCGACCTCGCCCTGGGCATCCAGCTCGGCGCGAGCGTGTACGACCTCGAGGAAGCGGAGCTGTGCTACTCGCCGCCGTACGGCAGCGCCAAGGACCCGGTCAACTTCGCCGGCATGGTTGCCGCCGGCGTCCTGCGCGGCGACCTGCCGGTGAGCCACTGGGGCGCCGACGACGAGTTCGTCCTGGACGTGCGCGAGGCGGCCGAGCTCGCGGTGGAGCAGGTGCCGGGGGCGGTGCACATCCCCCTCGTTCAGCTCCGGTCCCGTCTCGCCGAGCTGCCCACCGACCGCGAGATCCACGTCCTGTGCCGCTCCGGGCAGCGCGCCTACTACGCGACCAGGATCCTGCGGCAGCACGGCTTCGACGCCAAGGTGCGCTCGGGCGGGATGCTCTCCCGCGCCATCCTCGTCGGGGCGCCCGCCGGGTCGACGCGGGGAGCGACGCCGTGAAGGCCGTCACCGTCCAACCGGGGGTGGCGGGCTCCGTCCGCTACGAGCAGGTCCCCGAGCCCGACGAGCGCACGGGCTCGATCCTCGTCGAGGCCATCGCCGTCGGTGTCTGCGGCACCGACGGCGAGATCGCCTCGGGTGCCTACGGCTGGGCGCCGCCCGGCCGTGACCGGCTGATCCTCGGCCACGAGTCGCTCGGGCGGGTCGTCGACACGGGTGGGAACAGCGGTGTCGACGACGGCGACCTGGTGGTCGCCATCGTCCGGCGTCCCGACCCCGTGCCCTGCCCGAACTGCGCCGTCGGCGAGTGGGACATGTGCCGCAACGGCCTGTACACGGAGCGCGGCATCAAGGAGATCGACGGCTTCATGTCCGAGCGGTGGCGGATCGAGCCCGGGTACTTCACGAAGGTCGACCCGTCGCTCGGCATCCTCGGCGTGCTGCTCGAACCGACGACGGTCGTCACCAAGGCGTGGGAGCTCGTCCTGGCGATGCGGGCACGAGCCTTCTGGGTCCCCCGTCGCGTCCTGGTGACCGGGGCCGGCCCGATCGGGCTGCTCGCCGCGATGATCGGCGCCGAGCTGGGCCTCGACGTCCACGTCCTCGACCGGATGGCCGAGGGCGCCAAGCCGGACCTCGTGCGGGCGCTCGGCGCCACCTACCACGCCGGCAGCGTCGCCGACCTCGACCTCGAGCCCGAGGTGATCATCGAGTGCACGGGCGTCGGGCCGGTGATCATCGACTCGATCCGCCAGGTGGGCGCGGGCGGCGTGGTCTGCCTCACCGGGGTCGGCAGCGGCGGCGCGACCAGTGGGACGACGCCGGCCGACCTGGCCAGGGAGGTGGTCCTGCAGAACAACGTGATCGTCGGGTCGGTGAACGCCAACCGGCGGCACTTCTACCGGGCGTCGCGGGCGCTCGCGGCCGCCGACCCCCAGTGGTTGGCGCAGCTGATCACCCGTCGGGTCCCGCCCGAGCAGATCACCGACGCGCTCACGCGCTCGCCCGACGACATCAAGGTCGTCGTCGACTTCGGAGGCTGACGATGCCCCGCGAGGCACCCGACCGTCGGGCGGTCGCCTGCACCACCGAGCAGACCGAGCTCGGCGAGGGAGCCCGCTGGGACGCCCGCCGCGGCGAGCTGCTCCGGGTCGACATCCTCGCCGGGCGCGTCTACCGGGACCTCGTCGACGACGACGGTGCGCTCCACCCGGTGCGCCGCTACGAGCTGCCCACCACGGTCGGGGCGATCAGCCCGATCCGGGGGGACGACGGCTGGCTGCTCGCCGCCGGCGCCGGCTTCGTCCACCTGGCACCCGACGGCACCACCCGGCCGGTCGCCGACGTCGTGGGGCCGGGCGCACGGATGAACGACGCGGCCTGCGACCCCCGGGGGCGGTGCTGGGCCGGGACGCTGGCCGACGACCACCACGCCGGAGGGGGCGCCCTCCACCGGCTCGACGGCACCTGCCACGTCGACACGGTGCTGGACGGCCTCACCATCCCCAACGGCATCGGGTGGAGCCCCGACGGCCAGACCATGTACCTCGTCGACAGCGGCCCGCGGGTCGTGCTCGCCTTCGCCTTCGACCCCGAGCGCGGCGCGATCTCGGCCGGGCGCATCCTGATCACCGTGCCCGAAGGCCTCGGAGCGCCCGACGGCCTGCTGCTCGACGCCGCCGGCGACCTGTGGGTGGCCATCTACGGGGGCGGGTGCGTGCAGCGCTACACACCCGAGGGCGTGCTCCAGGACACGTACCCGGTCCCGGCTCGCCAGAGCACGTGCTGCGCGCTCGCCGGACGTGGCCTCCACCGGCTGTACGTGACCACCGCCACGGAGGGCTGGAGCGACGAGGAGCGTCGCGGCGACCCGGCCGCGGGGCTGGTGTACCGGATGGAGACCCGCGCCCGCGGCGTCCCGGCGGCGCCCTTCGTCCCCGATCCCACCTGGTGGTCCGACGTCCTCCGTCCGAGCACCTGACAGACCACGGGAAGGAGCACCCGATGCCGAGCGCCGAGCGGACGAGGGTCGAGTCGTTCGGGCATCCGGAGGACGGGCTCCGCGAAGCCACGCCCTGGTACCACTGGGGCCCCTACGTCTCCGAGCGGGCGTGGGGCACCGTGCGGGAGGACTACAGCGCACACGGCTCGGCCTGGGAGTACTTCCCGCACGACCACGCCCGCTCGCGCGCCTACCGCTGGGGCGAGGACGGCATGGCCGGCGTGTGCGACGTGGAGCAGCGCCTGTGCATGGCCCTCGCCCTGTGGAACGGTCGGGACCCGATCCTGAAGGAGCGCATGTTCGGGCTGAGCGGCCCGGAGGGCAACCACGGCGAGGACGTGAAGGAGTACTGGTGGTACCTCGACGCACTGCCCAGCCATGCCTGGCTGCAGTGGCGCTACCACTACCCCCAGGCCGAGTTCCCCTACGCCGACCTGGTCGCCGAGAGCGCCCGCCGCGACCAGCACCAGCCCGAGTACGAGCTCATGGACACGGGTGTGTTCGACGACGACCGGTACTGGGTGGTCGACGTGGCCCACGCCAAGGCCGATCCGTACGACCTGCTCATGGAGATCCGCGTCACCAACGCCGGTCCCGCGCCCGCCACCCTGCACGTGCTCCCCCACCTGTGGTTCAGGAACACCTGGGCCTGGGACCCCGGACGGGAACGCCCGACCCTGCGGGGCACCGGATCCGATCGCGTCGCCGTCGAGCACCCGAGGCTCGGCGACCTCGTCTGGGAGGTCGACCGCGCCCCTGACGGCACCGCACCGTCGCTCCTCTTCTGCGACAACGAGACGAACGTGCGGCTCCTCCATGGATCGGACCAGTCGCCGGCGCACCCGAAGGACGGCATCAACGACCACGTGGTGAGCGGCGCCCCGACGGTCGACCCCGACGGCACGGGGACGAAGTGCGCGGCCTGGTACCGCCTCGAGGCCGGGCCGGGCGAGACCCTCGTGGTGCGGGTGCGCCTCCGGCCCCCGTCACCGACCGCCCCGTTCGGCGAGCGGTTCGACGAGGTGCTCGCCGACCGGCGCAAGGAGGCCGACGAGTTCTACGCCGAGGTGATCCCCGACGGCGTCTCCGACGACGAACGGCTCGTGGCCCGCCAGGCCTTCGCCGGGATGATCTGGGGCAAGCAGTTCTACTGCTACGACGTGAAGCGCTGGCTGGAGGGAGACCCCACCCAGCCGCCATCCCCACCCGAGCGGCGGTCCGGGCGCAACACCGCCTGGGCACACATGGACGCCAGGGACATCCTGTCCATGCCCGATCCCTGGGAGTACCCGTGGTTCGCCGCCTGGGACCTCGCCTTCCACACCATCGCCCTCGCCCACGTCGACCCGGCGTTCGCCAAGTACCAGCTCATCGCCCTGTGCCGGGAGTGGTTCCAGCACCCCAACGGCGCGCTGCCCGCCTACGAGTGGGAGTTCGGCGACGTGAACCCGCCGGTGCACGCCTGGGCGGCGCTCCACGTCTGGGACGTCGACGGCCGGCGCGACCACCGCTTCCTGGCCCGCCTGCTGCCGAAGCTGCTCCTCAACTTCACGTGGTGGGTCAACCGCATCGACCCCGAGGGTGACCACGTCTTCTCCGGCGGGTTCCTGGGCCTCGACAACATCAGCGCCATCGACCGCTCGCACCTGCCCGTGGGGGGGCGCCTCGAGCAGGCCGACGGCACCAGCTGGATGGCGTTCTACGCCCTCACCCTCCTCCAGATGGCCAAGTACCTCGCCGAGACCGACGACGCCTGGACCGACGTCGAGATCAAGTTCATCGAGCACTTCGTCCTGATCGTCGACGCCATGCACTCCGAGGGCCTGTGGGACGACGACGACGGCTTCTTCTACGACGTGTTCCACACCGACGACGGCCGGCAGATCCCGATCAGGGTCCGGTCCCTGGTCGGCGTTCTCCCGCTGCTCGCCACGGTCGTCCTCGGCCCCGACGTCCTCGGTCCCATCGGCACGCTGCGGAAGCGCTTCGCCCGGTACCTCGACCGCTTCGACCCCGAGACGATGGTGACCGGTCGGGGGCGGGTGGTCGCCAGCCCCGACGGCCAGGTGCTCGTGGTCGGCGTGATCCCGCCCGGCGACGGGCGGCGCGTGCTCACCCGCGTGTTCGACCCGGACGAGTTCCTCTCGCCCCATGGCCTGCGCGGGCTGTCGAGGTACCACGCCGACCACCCGGCGTCTGCCGATCTCGCCGGCACGATCGTGTCGGTCGACTACGAGCCGGCCGAGTCGACCACCCGCATGTTCGGCGGCAACTCGAACTGGCGAGGCCCCGTGTGGATGCCCACCAACTACCTGATCCTGCGCAGCCTGCAGCGCAACGCCCGGGCCCTCGGCCACGACGCCCTGTTCGAGTACCCCACCGGCAGCGGCCAGGAGCTGGAGCTGGCCGACTGCGCCGAGGACCTGCGCCGGCGACTCGTCTCGCTCTTCCTGCGCGGCCCCGACGGACGACGGCCCTGCCACGGCTGGGTCGACAAGCTGCAGCACGATCCCCGGTGGCGGGACAACATCTTCTTCAACGAGTACTTCCACGGCGACGACGGCGCCGGACTCGGGGCCATGCACCAGACCGGCTGGACGGGGCTCGTCGCCGACCTGATCTGCCGGCCGGACCCGTTCGACCCGGACGCCGGCGGGAGGAAGCGGTGACCCCGGTCGAGGTCGAGGCGCTGTGGATCGACGCGCCGACCGTCTGGCTCTCCGTCAGAAGGGCGTGGCGATGTGGCGGAGCGGCAGCTCGGGCTCGACGTAGCCACCCGCCTTCTGGCGCTTGGGCAGCGTGGTGTCCCGAGGTGCGAGCGGCTCGTACGGGATGAGGCCCAGCAGGTGGGTGACGATGTTCAGCCGGCCGCGCTTCTTGTCGTCCGTCCGGGCGACGTACCAGGGTGCCCAGGCGGTGTCGGTGGCTCGGAACATGTCGTCGCGGGCCCGCGAGTAGTCGAACCACCGGCTGTAGGACAGCAGGTCCATGTCGGACAGCTTCCAGACCTTCCGGGGGTCGTTGATGCGGCTCTCGAGCCGCCGGGTCTGCTCCTCGGGGCTCACCTCGAGCCAGTACTTCACGAGGATGATCCCCGAGTCGACCATCGCCTTCTCGACCGCTGGCGCCATGTCGAGGAATCGTTGCGTCTGCTCGGGCGTGCAGAACCCCATCACGCGCTCGACACCCGCCCGGTTGTACCAGCTCCGGTCGAAGATGACGACCTCGCCCGCGGCGGGGAAGTGGGACATGTACCGCTGGACGTACATCTGGGACTTCTCGCGATCGGTCGGGGCCGGGAGTGCCACCACCCGGAAGACCCGAGGGCTGACCCGCTCCGTGATCGCCTTGATCGTGCCGCCCTTGCCGGCGGTGTCTCGCCCCTCGAAGACGACGCAGATCTTGGCGCCGGTGGCCTTCACCCACTCCTGAAGGGCGACCAGCTCGCCGTGGAGGCGTCGCAGCTCCTTCTGGTACTCCTTCTCCTTCATCTTCGGGGGTGGTCCGGCGTCGGTCGGTTCGGTCGGAGACCCGACCCTGGCCGCGGCCTTCCGGTCGGGGCGCTCCTTGTCCCTCTTGCTGCCCTTCTTCTTGGTCTTGGCCACAGGACTCACCTCGGTTGATCTCGGTGGAGCGGTCGGAGCCCCTTCGAGGGTCCCTCCCTTTGCATCGGGCCGCCTCGTTCGTTGTGGGTGAGCCGGCCCAGGGCTCGTCACTCGAGCGAGCTCGGCTCGAGCAGCCCGATCTGGCGGGCCCGAGCCACCGCCTCGCCCCGCGACGAGACCTCGAGCTTGCGGTAGATCGAGCTGGCCTGGGATGCCACGGTGTTCCGCGACACGTACAGGCGCTGCCCCGCTTCCGCGAGCGTGAGGTGCGTCTGGAGGTAGGGAAGGAGCCGGAGCTCCGCCGCCGTGAGGGTCGACACGGTGCCGTGGCCGCGGAGGTCTCGGAGGCGCTCGCGGAGGTCCTCCATCCGGACGTTCAGGACGCCCAGATCGGGTCGGTGGCGCCGGATCTGGTCCAGCTCTCGCAGGAGGACCTTCGCACCCCCTGGATCAGGGATGGCGAGGAGGACGCGAGCCATCTCGAGGCGCAGCAGGGCGCCGTGCCACGGGAGTGCCCACATGGTCAGCTGTCGCAGACGCATGGCATGTCCGAGCGCCACCCGCACGCCCTCCGCGTCGCGCCGGCGCAGGGCCAGACGAGCGGCGGCCGCGTAGGCGAGTGCGCTCGTCTCGTACTCGGTGAGCCCGTCCGCGTCGACGACGGCCAGGGCACGCTCGACGTCGTCGGCCGCTCTCGACCAGTGGCCGCGGTCCATCAGCAGCAGCGCCCGGTGCGCAAGCCATCGGACGAGCGGCACACGGGCACCCGACGCCTCGGCGGCGTCGACGGCCTGATCGACGTACCGCTCCGCGGTCGCCGTGTCACCACCGAGGAGGTGAGCGACGCCGAGGAGGCCGACCGCCGCCTGCCGCCACACCGACCCGACGGGCTCGATCCGGACCGCGGTCTGCGCATCGTCCTTCATCGCGGCGATGCCGTTCGGGCACATCGCGGCGCGGAGCATGGCCCGCACGGACTCGAACCAGGCAGCCCTCTCGGCCGGCGGCTCGGCGCGGTCCGCCACATCGGCCCAGCGCGCGGCGTCGACGGGACGTCCGTCGAGGGCCGCGACCCAGCCGGCCAGGACGGCGAGGGACGCGTCCCGCTCGATCCTCGACTCCCCGATCTCGCGCAGCCACGTCTCGACGAGCGGCAGGCGGCCGGCAAGGTACGCGGGCACGATCTGGTCCGCGACGAGCCTGGCGCTGCGCTCGGGATCCCCGCTCGCGAGCGCGTGGTGGATCGCCCGCTCGACGGACCCGTGCGCCTCCCACCAGTCGGCCGCGCGACGGTGGAGCTCGCAGACCCGGCCCGGCTCGCGCCGCACGAGATCGTCGAGCAGCACCGCACGGAAGAGGGAGTGCATCCGGTACCAGTCCTGACGGTCGTCGAGCGGCACCAGGAACAGGTTCGAGCGCGACGTGGACTCGAGGCGCCCGGCCGAGCCCGACGAGCACAGGACGGCGTCGCACAGCGGCCCGCTCATCACGTCGAGCACCGCCGTACGTCGGAGGAAGCGAGCGGCGCCGGGCGCCAGCTGCGACAGCACCTCGGTACGGACGTACTCGGAGACGAAGGGGTGGAGGTGCGGCGGGTGCGCCGACATCTGGTCGGCGCACCCCGCCCGCAGCGCGAGCGCGGTGAGGTAGAGCCCGGCCGCCCATCCCTCGGTGGCCGTGACCAAGCTGGCCACCTCCGCCGCGGGAAGCCCCACACCCAAGGCCTCGAACAGCGCGCAGGCCTCCTCGACGTCGAACGCCAGGTCGGCCGGTCCGAGCTCGAGAAGAGCACCTCCGGACCGTCGGGTGCCGGAGGCCAGCCAGACCGCCCGGCGACCGGTGACGACGACCTGTACTCCGGCCGGCAGCTGGTCGACGAGCAGGTCGACGGCATCCTGGCTGACCCGCGACGTGATCTCCTCGGCGCCGCGAAGGACGAGCACGACGGGGTCGCCCGGCGCACGCAGGGCGGCGACCAGGCGCGGGACGACGCGGCCGAGCACCGAGATGCCCGGTGAGCCGAGGTGATCGAAGAGCCGAGGGTCCACGTGACGGACCCGGGCGACGGCCGTTGCCAGCAGGGTGAGCAGCGCGACCGGCTCACCGTCGCCGCGCTCGAGGGACACCCACACGAACGTCCGGTCGTCCTGCTCGGCCCAGTCCGCCAAGACGGTCGTCTTGCCGAACCCCGCGGGCGCGCTGATGACGACGAGCGGGCAGGCGACGCTCGACCGGAGGGCGTCGATGAGGCGAGAGCGTGGGATGGTGCCCGCACGGGCCCTCGGCGGACCGAGCTTGGCCTCGAGCAGCACCTGCGTGACGTCAGCCGGGACGGGTTCGGGTGCCGGCGACCCGTCGTCGCCGGCGGGCCTCCTGCCTCCCACGCGACCCATCGGCTTCGACCGTAGCGCCGCCCGGTTCGTGACCGCGTCGGAGATCAGACGGCGTGGGACGCGGGCCCCGGAGGACCGGGGCGTGGTCCTGCCGGCGCAGCCGGGGCCCTCATGGCTCCGGCGCCCCTTCGCTCGGTGTGGGGTCGATGTCGGCGAGCGCCTCCTCGATCGAGCCGTAGAAGTGGCCCCGATCGAGGGTCTCGTACAGCCCGTAGTCGCGCACGAGGTCGTGCAGACGGCTCCGCATCTCCGCGAAGGCGAGGTGGACGCCCTGGGCGTTGAGCTGGCTGTCGAGCCGCTGGAGCATCCCGGCTGCGGTGACGTCGATGTCGGTGATGGCCTCGCACTGCAGGATCACCCAGGTGGGCCGGCGCGCCTTCACCAGCTGGCGCACCTGCTGGCTGAACATGCCCGAGTTGGCGAAGAACAGCGGCGCCTCCCACCGGAACACGAGCACACCGGGGTGCTCGACCAACCGGTCGCCGCGGCTGTCGCTGTGCCAGCCCTCTCGGCCGGGCACCCGGCCGAGCACCTCGCCGTGGGGCCACCAGTTCCGCTTGAAGAACAGCAGGATCGACAGCACGACCGCGACGAGGATGCCCTCGAGGACACCGAAGAAGACGACGCCCAGGCTGGCCACCACCGACAGCACCACCGCCGAGC
Coding sequences within it:
- a CDS encoding LuxR family transcriptional regulator translates to MDTDRATRSVSRGGIGVSADVTEALRGAKLSPPRVRPGTVSRPRLVDALVSRASLPLVVISAPVGFGKTTLLADWADVDDRAFVWVTLEPGDGDPVSLLALVAAAVARVRPVDPRLLADLRSPGASALGGTVPRLIAAVRSPGEPFVLVLRNLHEATARLGHDAIDLLVDHLPSGVQVVAVSRRAVWLASAVRRSRGELFELGPADLAFDEGEARLLVDAAGVDLAADELRRLVQLTEGWAAGIQLNVLAMRSDRASGRRLDLLSPHPFVSGFVRAEVLSRLPRDTVRFLRRTAVLDVMTGSLCDAVLDSTGSAGYLASISRSNLFLTPFDDRRDWYRVHSLFRAVLLDELVRREPDLVPGLHRRAADWWEANGPVDRAIAHARASGDLDRTARLVADEILPAYLAGRLPLVETWLREIGESTIEREPSLAVLAGWIAALGGRAVDATRWAEAAGRLVPPGDGGDEAAWLTSARAMLRAAMCPHGVAAMAADAEVAVGIEPVWGVWRTVAVGLLAVARWLDGDDAGAELLLGDAIEAAEASGASVPLTRWLAHRGVLLMDRGDWTTAGEDLDRALAAIDATGLTEYGASALAYAASARFHLHHRDVEAARVALERGMRLRPLATWAIPWFAVLVRLEMADAQLALAEPGAVSVLLRELDDILRHRPDVGILDERVEWLRERLRHVRGDRIVSTLTAAELRVLPHLQTHLTLEEIGERLCVSRNTVSSQAGSIYRKLGVASRGEAVARAREIGLLAPTTLS
- a CDS encoding FAD-dependent oxidoreductase; translation: MRPPDAGRTLDPVKVIIVGGVAGGASCAARLRRLDEQAEILMVERGPYVSYANCGLPYHIGGVIEHESSLLVASERVFREQFAVDCRTGCEVVGISPAEKAVQLRDVATGETSTATYDKLVLSPGAASIRPPLPGIDLPGIFQVRTVPDARAIREWIERGTSFLAGLERYSGFQTVRPRKHALVVGGGFIGLETAENLVHRGFDVIIIEMASQVLAPLDEEYGRLVADFLGLHGVRVVLGDGVAGFEQADDETLVVSTQAGNRYAADLVILALGVRPDTTLARAARLEIGSLGGIRVDEHMRTSDPDIFAVGDAVEVRDAVTGEWTLMALAGPANRQGRIAADVIAGRDSRFRGTQGTAIVGLFGATVAWTGVNEKTLQRLGDTDHEKVYLYPNSHAGYYPGAKPIAMKVLFRASDGRVLGAQAVGEDGVDKRISDLALGIQLGASVYDLEEAELCYSPPYGSAKDPVNFAGMVAAGVLRGDLPVSHWGADDEFVLDVREAAELAVEQVPGAVHIPLVQLRSRLAELPTDREIHVLCRSGQRAYYATRILRQHGFDAKVRSGGMLSRAILVGAPAGSTRGATP
- a CDS encoding glucose 1-dehydrogenase; this translates as MKAVTVQPGVAGSVRYEQVPEPDERTGSILVEAIAVGVCGTDGEIASGAYGWAPPGRDRLILGHESLGRVVDTGGNSGVDDGDLVVAIVRRPDPVPCPNCAVGEWDMCRNGLYTERGIKEIDGFMSERWRIEPGYFTKVDPSLGILGVLLEPTTVVTKAWELVLAMRARAFWVPRRVLVTGAGPIGLLAAMIGAELGLDVHVLDRMAEGAKPDLVRALGATYHAGSVADLDLEPEVIIECTGVGPVIIDSIRQVGAGGVVCLTGVGSGGATSGTTPADLAREVVLQNNVIVGSVNANRRHFYRASRALAAADPQWLAQLITRRVPPEQITDALTRSPDDIKVVVDFGG
- a CDS encoding SMP-30/gluconolactonase/LRE family protein: MPREAPDRRAVACTTEQTELGEGARWDARRGELLRVDILAGRVYRDLVDDDGALHPVRRYELPTTVGAISPIRGDDGWLLAAGAGFVHLAPDGTTRPVADVVGPGARMNDAACDPRGRCWAGTLADDHHAGGGALHRLDGTCHVDTVLDGLTIPNGIGWSPDGQTMYLVDSGPRVVLAFAFDPERGAISAGRILITVPEGLGAPDGLLLDAAGDLWVAIYGGGCVQRYTPEGVLQDTYPVPARQSTCCALAGRGLHRLYVTTATEGWSDEERRGDPAAGLVYRMETRARGVPAAPFVPDPTWWSDVLRPST
- a CDS encoding glucosidase, which translates into the protein MPSAERTRVESFGHPEDGLREATPWYHWGPYVSERAWGTVREDYSAHGSAWEYFPHDHARSRAYRWGEDGMAGVCDVEQRLCMALALWNGRDPILKERMFGLSGPEGNHGEDVKEYWWYLDALPSHAWLQWRYHYPQAEFPYADLVAESARRDQHQPEYELMDTGVFDDDRYWVVDVAHAKADPYDLLMEIRVTNAGPAPATLHVLPHLWFRNTWAWDPGRERPTLRGTGSDRVAVEHPRLGDLVWEVDRAPDGTAPSLLFCDNETNVRLLHGSDQSPAHPKDGINDHVVSGAPTVDPDGTGTKCAAWYRLEAGPGETLVVRVRLRPPSPTAPFGERFDEVLADRRKEADEFYAEVIPDGVSDDERLVARQAFAGMIWGKQFYCYDVKRWLEGDPTQPPSPPERRSGRNTAWAHMDARDILSMPDPWEYPWFAAWDLAFHTIALAHVDPAFAKYQLIALCREWFQHPNGALPAYEWEFGDVNPPVHAWAALHVWDVDGRRDHRFLARLLPKLLLNFTWWVNRIDPEGDHVFSGGFLGLDNISAIDRSHLPVGGRLEQADGTSWMAFYALTLLQMAKYLAETDDAWTDVEIKFIEHFVLIVDAMHSEGLWDDDDGFFYDVFHTDDGRQIPIRVRSLVGVLPLLATVVLGPDVLGPIGTLRKRFARYLDRFDPETMVTGRGRVVASPDGQVLVVGVIPPGDGRRVLTRVFDPDEFLSPHGLRGLSRYHADHPASADLAGTIVSVDYEPAESTTRMFGGNSNWRGPVWMPTNYLILRSLQRNARALGHDALFEYPTGSGQELELADCAEDLRRRLVSLFLRGPDGRRPCHGWVDKLQHDPRWRDNIFFNEYFHGDDGAGLGAMHQTGWTGLVADLICRPDPFDPDAGGRKR